The Niastella koreensis GR20-10 genome includes a window with the following:
- a CDS encoding alpha-L-fucosidase has product MIRRMMLFRVFLLTVAGFSQMPFLKAQRTALKPTSLQLNWQAYETTAFLHFSINTFTDKEWGDGKEDPQLFNPVQFDARQWVKALKHAGFKMAIILVNDHYRWDVAR; this is encoded by the coding sequence ATGATAAGAAGAATGATGTTGTTCCGGGTTTTCTTACTAACTGTTGCTGGTTTCAGTCAAATGCCTTTTTTAAAGGCACAGCGAACAGCGCTGAAACCAACTTCGTTGCAATTAAACTGGCAGGCTTATGAAACAACGGCCTTTTTACATTTTTCCATCAATACGTTTACCGATAAGGAATGGGGCGATGGCAAGGAAGATCCTCAGCTCTTCAATCCTGTACAATTTGATGCCCGGCAATGGGTGAAAGCATTAAAGCATGCCGGCTTTAAAATGGCCATCATTCTGGTCAACGATCACTACCGATGGGATGTGGCCCGGTAA
- a CDS encoding L-rhamnose mutarotase produces MLPILLVMQGCLQQSAARDSEKKQRVRYGMITGVKPEKLDYYKSLHGKPWATVLAKIKECNIENYSIYLQKIDSNYFLFSYFEYTGNDFDADMKKMAADTATQRWWRETDPCQLPLLEAVAKKQIWTKMEEVFYNK; encoded by the coding sequence TTGCTGCCTATACTCCTGGTGATGCAGGGATGCCTGCAACAATCTGCTGCCAGGGATAGTGAAAAAAAGCAGCGGGTGCGGTATGGAATGATAACAGGGGTGAAGCCGGAGAAGCTGGATTATTATAAATCATTGCATGGGAAGCCATGGGCAACAGTGTTGGCCAAAATAAAGGAATGCAATATTGAAAACTACTCCATCTATCTGCAGAAAATAGATAGCAACTATTTTCTGTTCTCTTATTTTGAATACACCGGGAACGACTTTGATGCGGATATGAAGAAAATGGCTGCGGATACCGCTACCCAACGCTGGTGGCGTGAAACAGATCCCTGTCAATTACCCTTGCTGGAAGCGGTGGCAAAAAAACAGATCTGGACAAAAATGGAGGAAGTGTTTTATAATAAATAG
- a CDS encoding alpha-L-fucosidase: protein MPALKWPSFWSTITTDGMWPGKVNPAYLNKGDENGKSWIPAETYVSVRPGWFWHEKENSQVRSAKNLVNLYYQSVGRNSLLLLNIPPNKDGLFEETDIRAIDSFRTILNETFAVNLATARTKRELTDKKINSFMSLKLNEPFVIDLGKARDFDRLLLQENIANGQSIKQGVWEYWDGAYWQLLKTFSTIGYKRLFRFDTIKSSKLRLTIIQAKFDDQIQLSEIGIYKAAVGE, encoded by the coding sequence ATGCCGGCTTTAAAATGGCCATCATTCTGGTCAACGATCACTACCGATGGGATGTGGCCCGGTAAAGTAAATCCTGCTTATTTAAATAAAGGCGATGAAAATGGAAAAAGCTGGATCCCCGCCGAGACCTATGTCAGTGTTCGTCCGGGTTGGTTCTGGCATGAAAAAGAAAATAGCCAGGTGCGTTCGGCGAAAAATCTGGTGAACCTGTATTATCAATCAGTAGGTAGAAATAGTTTGTTGTTGCTGAATATTCCACCCAATAAAGACGGTTTGTTTGAGGAAACGGATATTCGCGCTATTGACAGTTTTCGTACAATTCTGAATGAAACCTTTGCAGTTAACCTGGCCACCGCACGAACTAAAAGGGAGCTTACCGACAAAAAAATAAACAGTTTTATGTCGTTGAAATTAAATGAGCCATTTGTTATAGATCTGGGCAAAGCACGGGACTTCGACCGGTTGTTACTCCAGGAGAATATTGCAAATGGACAAAGTATCAAACAGGGAGTGTGGGAATATTGGGATGGCGCCTACTGGCAACTACTTAAGACATTTTCAACGATCGGTTATAAACGGTTGTTTCGGTTTGATACTATTAAAAGTTCAAAACTCAGGCTTACTATAATACAGGCAAAGTTTGACGATCAAATACAGTTATCAGAAATTGGTATATACAAAGCAGCAGTTGGTGAATAA